The genomic interval GAATAACAAATATTGCTGTGGAAGTTAAATCTCTATTAAGTTGTGCTTCTTTACCTCTTACATTATTTAACTCTGGGTCTATTTTAATACCTAGACACTCTAAACCTTCACATACCTTTTCTCTAATATAGCCTGAGTTTTCACCAATACCTGCAGTAAATACTAATGCATCAATACTACACATAGTAGCTACATAAGCACCAACATATTTTTTGACTCTATTAACGAAAACATCTAATGCAAGTTTAGCTCTTTCATTTCCTTCTTCAGTTGCTATTTCTAAATCTCTAAAGTCACTGCTAAGTCCTGAAATACCTAATACTCCAGATTTCTTATTTAGCATATCGTTAACTTGTTCGAATGTCATGTTTTCTTTATCCATAATAAATGGAATAATTGCTGGGTCAATATCTCCTGATCTAGTTCCCATTGCTAAACCTTCTAAAGGAGTAAAACCCATACTTGTATCCATAGATTTTCCACCTTGTACTGCACATATACTAGAGCCATTTCCTAGGTGACAAGTAACTATATTCAAATCTTTAATGTCTTTACCTAGTAATTCAGCAGCTCTATTAGCTACATATTTATGAGAAGTACCATGGAAGCCATATCTTCTAATTTTATATTTCTCGTAGAATTCGTAAGGTATAGGGTATATATAGTTATCAGACTCC from Proteiniborus sp. DW1 carries:
- a CDS encoding acetate kinase, whose amino-acid sequence is MNILVINCGSSSLKYQLIDMSNEFVLAKGLAERIGIEGSRIKHKPTGKEDVVIEKPMDNHKVALEIVLDAIVDPNHGVIKSMDEIVAVGHRVVHGGEKFAESVVIDDDVMKAIEECVELAPLHNPPNIIGIEACRELMPNTPMVAVFDTAFHQTMESDNYIYPIPYEFYEKYKIRRYGFHGTSHKYVANRAAELLGKDIKDLNIVTCHLGNGSSICAVQGGKSMDTSMGFTPLEGLAMGTRSGDIDPAIIPFIMDKENMTFEQVNDMLNKKSGVLGISGLSSDFRDLEIATEEGNERAKLALDVFVNRVKKYVGAYVATMCSIDALVFTAGIGENSGYIREKVCEGLECLGIKIDPELNNVRGKEAQLNRDLTSTAIFVIPTNEELMIARDTKMLILK